A window of the Pontibacillus yanchengensis genome harbors these coding sequences:
- a CDS encoding SoxR reducing system RseC family protein: MHVFAAFESNEYVEMAIGEIVEHQFPKENIVFVEMNNEETERTLVDSINYSDGMSFSDTTATLATIGMLLGVIYGSVIFLGPVIIGLIGLVAGGLIGYFFDKRKEKQKLKRRKQEMNIRILFIIQCKTYAEVQLIQEICRKYFVSYLGVHNKGKQSNKGD; the protein is encoded by the coding sequence ATGCATGTTTTTGCTGCTTTTGAAAGTAATGAATATGTGGAAATGGCTATAGGAGAAATTGTGGAACATCAATTTCCCAAAGAAAATATTGTGTTTGTTGAGATGAACAATGAGGAAACTGAGCGTACATTAGTAGATTCGATTAATTATTCAGATGGGATGAGCTTCTCTGATACAACAGCAACTTTAGCCACAATTGGTATGCTTTTAGGGGTCATTTATGGTTCGGTGATTTTTTTAGGTCCTGTTATTATTGGTTTAATTGGATTGGTTGCTGGAGGGTTAATAGGGTATTTTTTTGATAAAAGGAAAGAGAAGCAAAAACTAAAAAGAAGAAAACAAGAAATGAATATTAGAATCTTATTTATCATTCAATGTAAAACATACGCAGAAGTTCAACTTATTCAAGAAATTTGTAGAAAGTATTTTGTTTCCTATTTAGGAGTACACAATAAAGGAAAACAATCTAATAAGGGTGATTAA
- a CDS encoding LysE family translocator, whose product MSIFFSYIFLGLSLSAPIGPINAAQLDKGIKYGFLSAWLVGIGAMVADMGFMLLIYFGLAQVIMIPIVKTFIWFFGAFVLVYTGIESIKSSNDTSSNEDSQRSSRSFFTGFFMALSNPLNILFWLGIYGSILAKTMDQYGQSQLFFYSSGIFLGILCWDVFMALVASSLQKLRKPKILTYISVIAGLVLIGFGIYFGIQAFKIII is encoded by the coding sequence ATGAGTATATTCTTTAGTTACATTTTTCTTGGTCTATCCCTTTCAGCACCCATAGGTCCTATTAACGCTGCACAACTTGATAAAGGAATAAAGTATGGGTTTCTAAGTGCTTGGTTGGTAGGAATAGGTGCTATGGTTGCTGATATGGGTTTTATGTTGCTGATTTATTTTGGTTTAGCGCAAGTTATAATGATTCCTATAGTAAAAACATTTATATGGTTTTTTGGGGCTTTTGTTTTAGTGTACACCGGTATTGAAAGTATCAAGTCCTCTAATGACACTTCTTCTAATGAAGATTCGCAAAGATCTAGTAGATCTTTTTTTACTGGCTTCTTCATGGCTCTTTCCAATCCGTTGAATATTTTGTTTTGGTTAGGAATTTATGGTTCCATTCTTGCTAAAACCATGGATCAATATGGACAATCTCAACTTTTCTTTTATAGTTCTGGTATATTTTTAGGAATTCTTTGCTGGGATGTCTTCATGGCATTAGTAGCAAGTTCCCTTCAGAAATTACGCAAACCTAAAATACTTACATACATTTCAGTAATAGCTGGACTTGTATTAATTGGATTTGGGATTTATTTTGGAATTCAAGCTTTTAAGATTATAATCTAA
- a CDS encoding YqcI/YcgG family protein: MTELYTRSWIEENLLSLESWQQQAYEDFANMMEDHTYPCVPGRQGFLEDSLRYGFLGDPRNKETHEQFAKVLKEYTLCSRDTGKYASLALMFYTPEEMKQHYNVENYEELFWSVINGVSKFDEKEWPDSIPKDPNDHEWEFCFHEQPYFAFCATPAHQMRKSRHSSHFLIALQPRWVFNEINDSTTFGRKIKQVIRDRLTNYDNIPAHPSLKWYGQEDNYEWKQYYLRDDDTIPSKCPFTRFKQKIIKR, from the coding sequence ATGACTGAACTGTACACTAGAAGTTGGATTGAGGAAAACCTTCTATCTCTTGAATCATGGCAGCAACAAGCATACGAGGATTTTGCTAACATGATGGAAGATCATACGTATCCATGTGTACCTGGACGCCAAGGATTTTTGGAAGATTCATTACGTTATGGATTTTTAGGTGACCCTAGAAATAAAGAAACTCACGAGCAATTTGCTAAGGTATTAAAGGAATACACCTTATGTTCTCGAGATACTGGAAAATATGCATCTTTAGCTTTGATGTTCTATACCCCAGAAGAGATGAAACAACATTATAATGTTGAAAACTATGAAGAGTTATTCTGGTCTGTTATAAACGGTGTAAGTAAGTTTGACGAAAAAGAATGGCCGGATTCCATACCCAAAGACCCCAATGATCATGAATGGGAGTTTTGCTTTCATGAGCAACCTTATTTCGCTTTTTGTGCTACACCTGCTCATCAAATGAGAAAAAGCCGACACTCTTCTCATTTTTTGATTGCCCTACAACCAAGATGGGTATTTAATGAAATTAATGATTCAACAACTTTTGGTAGAAAGATTAAACAAGTAATACGAGATAGGTTAACCAACTATGACAACATACCAGCTCACCCATCATTGAAATGGTATGGTCAAGAAGATAACTATGAGTGGAAACAGTATTACTTAAGAGATGATGATACCATTCCATCAAAATGTCCTTTCACACGTTTCAAGCAAAAAATAATCAAACGGTAG
- a CDS encoding dicarboxylate/amino acid:cation symporter: MKIGLLPRLIIAIIIGIGAGLLLPQWWIQLLATFNGLFGGFLNFIIPLIILGFIAPGIGELGKGAGKLVALTTTVAYTSTVVAGLLAFFSGRLLFPTLLSSGSTSGNFENPEEFLQSPLFEVNLEPVMSVMTALILAFVLGLGLASINGTSLQKGLVDFRSIIEKVIHYVIIPLLPVHILGIFANMTYGGQVAMIMSTFIKVFAVIIVLHVVMLLAQYSTASALSGKNVLHSLRNMVPAYFTALGTQSSATTIPVTLKQTKSNQVREKIADFVVPLCANIHLSGSTITLVSCSMAVMMLNGMQPTFTSIFPFILALGLTMIAAPGVPGGAVMAVLGLLQSMLGFSETMTSLMIALYLAQDSFGTATNVTGDGALSIIIDKLMGKDINTIEVEEHNNKTA; encoded by the coding sequence ATGAAAATAGGACTTTTACCAAGATTAATTATTGCGATCATAATAGGAATTGGTGCTGGATTATTACTCCCTCAGTGGTGGATACAATTATTGGCTACATTTAATGGTTTATTTGGTGGCTTTCTAAATTTCATTATCCCTTTGATTATATTAGGATTTATCGCTCCAGGTATTGGTGAATTAGGGAAGGGTGCTGGAAAACTAGTGGCACTAACCACTACTGTAGCATACACATCTACTGTTGTAGCAGGGTTGTTAGCCTTCTTTAGTGGGCGTTTGTTATTTCCCACTCTATTATCATCAGGTAGTACATCAGGGAACTTTGAAAACCCGGAAGAGTTTCTTCAATCCCCGTTATTTGAAGTGAATTTAGAACCTGTGATGAGTGTAATGACAGCTCTTATTTTAGCCTTTGTCCTAGGTTTAGGATTAGCTTCTATTAATGGAACATCGCTGCAAAAAGGGTTGGTTGATTTTCGTAGCATTATTGAGAAGGTCATACATTATGTCATTATTCCTTTGCTACCTGTCCACATATTAGGGATTTTCGCGAATATGACGTATGGGGGTCAAGTGGCGATGATTATGTCCACTTTTATAAAAGTATTTGCCGTTATCATCGTACTACACGTTGTTATGCTCCTTGCTCAGTATAGTACAGCATCTGCTCTATCAGGGAAAAACGTACTACATTCCTTAAGAAATATGGTTCCAGCATATTTCACTGCACTTGGTACACAGTCATCTGCTACAACGATACCAGTGACGCTTAAACAAACCAAAAGCAATCAAGTGAGAGAAAAAATAGCTGATTTCGTAGTACCTTTATGCGCCAACATTCATCTGTCCGGTAGTACGATTACACTTGTCAGTTGTTCTATGGCCGTAATGATGCTAAATGGAATGCAGCCTACCTTTACTAGCATTTTTCCATTTATTTTAGCTCTAGGCTTAACGATGATTGCTGCACCTGGTGTACCTGGAGGAGCTGTAATGGCTGTTCTAGGGCTGCTTCAATCTATGTTAGGTTTTAGCGAAACTATGACTTCACTAATGATTGCCCTTTACCTAGCTCAAGATAGCTTTGGCACGGCAACTAACGTAACAGGAGACGGAGCGCTATCCATTATTATTGATAAGTTAATGGGAAAGGATATAAATACTATAGAGGTTGAAGAACATAATAATAAGACTGCTTAA
- the ddlA gene encoding D-alanine--D-alanine ligase, protein MTKKKVGILFGGKSSEHEVSLQSAKNIVDAIDKEKYEVVLIGIDKDGGWHVNDQSQYLLHAEDPKLITLNKTNEGVAVVPGSTSNQMLNLSTTTSLGQLDAVFPILHGTLGEDGSIQGMLRLANIPYVGTNVLGSAMCMDKDITKRLLRDAGIGVAKWYSYKKHQKDRIQFNEMKDNLGMPFFVKPANQGSSVGVSKVRSEAEFTKAIEEAFLYDYKVIIEEGVVGREIECSVLGNEEPKASVPGEILSSTDFYSYETKYIDESGAKLEIPASLDQQTEDRVRQTAIEAFRVLECEGLSRVDVFLKENGEIIVNEINTLPGFTKISMYPKLWEASGISYPALIDELIELAIQRYERDASLKNTRED, encoded by the coding sequence ATGACTAAAAAGAAAGTTGGCATATTATTTGGAGGGAAATCCTCAGAACATGAAGTATCATTACAATCCGCCAAAAATATTGTTGATGCAATTGATAAGGAGAAGTATGAGGTAGTGTTAATTGGCATCGATAAAGATGGAGGTTGGCATGTGAATGATCAATCTCAGTACTTGTTGCATGCGGAAGATCCTAAATTAATTACGTTAAATAAAACGAATGAGGGTGTAGCAGTTGTTCCAGGTAGCACAAGTAATCAAATGCTGAATCTTTCCACGACAACAAGCTTAGGTCAGTTAGATGCAGTTTTTCCAATTCTTCATGGGACGTTAGGGGAAGACGGAAGTATCCAAGGTATGTTGCGACTAGCCAACATCCCATATGTTGGTACGAATGTGTTAGGGTCAGCTATGTGCATGGATAAGGATATTACAAAGCGCTTGTTAAGGGACGCTGGTATTGGTGTAGCTAAATGGTACTCTTATAAAAAGCATCAAAAAGATCGAATCCAATTCAATGAAATGAAAGATAATCTGGGAATGCCGTTTTTTGTAAAACCAGCTAACCAAGGCTCTTCAGTAGGAGTTAGTAAAGTAAGAAGTGAAGCGGAATTTACAAAAGCTATAGAAGAAGCATTCTTATATGATTATAAAGTTATTATTGAAGAGGGTGTAGTAGGAAGAGAAATTGAATGTTCTGTATTGGGCAATGAAGAGCCTAAGGCATCCGTACCTGGAGAAATTCTGTCGTCAACTGATTTCTATTCTTACGAAACAAAGTATATCGATGAAAGTGGGGCAAAGTTAGAAATTCCTGCTTCATTAGATCAACAAACAGAAGATCGTGTTAGACAAACGGCCATCGAGGCATTTCGAGTTCTTGAATGTGAAGGATTATCACGAGTAGATGTTTTCTTAAAAGAAAATGGAGAAATTATTGTGAATGAAATCAACACATTACCAGGCTTTACGAAAATCAGCATGTATCCAAAGCTTTGGGAAGCAAGTGGTATTTCATATCCAGCACTTATTGATGAATTAATTGAGCTTGCTATCCAAAGATATGAGCGCGATGCTTCCTTGAAGAATACAAGAGAAGATTAA
- a CDS encoding sugar O-acetyltransferase: MTEKQKMLAGEFYEASDTELSQDRLRAKQICHQFNQTNPSQIQHQQSILKELFNQETNAHIEPHFYCDYGYNIQLGDGFYANHNCVILDCNIVTIGDFVQFGPNVQVYTATHPIDSKQRFEGKEMAYPIHIGDYTWIGGSTVIMPGVKIGSNTVIGAGSVVTKSIPDNVVAAGNPCKVIKHI, translated from the coding sequence ATGACGGAAAAACAGAAGATGTTAGCAGGAGAATTTTATGAGGCTAGTGATACAGAGCTTTCGCAGGATCGTTTACGTGCAAAGCAAATATGCCATCAATTTAATCAGACGAATCCGAGTCAAATTCAACATCAGCAATCTATACTGAAGGAGTTATTTAATCAGGAAACAAATGCCCATATTGAACCACATTTTTATTGTGATTATGGATACAATATCCAATTAGGAGACGGCTTTTATGCTAACCATAATTGTGTGATTTTAGATTGCAATATTGTAACTATCGGTGATTTTGTTCAATTTGGACCGAATGTACAGGTGTACACAGCTACACATCCAATTGATTCCAAACAAAGATTCGAAGGTAAAGAAATGGCTTACCCTATACATATTGGGGATTATACTTGGATTGGTGGAAGCACTGTTATTATGCCTGGAGTGAAGATTGGCAGTAATACGGTGATTGGTGCAGGCAGTGTGGTGACGAAATCAATTCCAGATAATGTAGTGGCCGCAGGTAATCCTTGTAAAGTAATTAAGCATATCTAA